From the Hymenobacter yonginensis genome, one window contains:
- a CDS encoding c-type cytochrome, whose translation MNSIRLRPLSRLFLALFLTFAAVGNSSAQDVGSAPAVSKEGVAPGATAAATPATAAAPAAGGGDAAAIAAGDALFKGNCAQCHAVNDVVVGPALAGITKRRPISWLIPWIKNSSKVVASGDEYAVKIYNQYQKQQMPSFQLSDTEITSIIAYVTSQEGQGGTDTKLKPNSGDQAAVDGTAAANGEADGGGKYMDILLIVLVVVLIVLVVTLVIIANIMKDVLRGRKDLDGRDVEVLEQRTDWSKLYKSPVLRGIAGVVFVLAILYTSVQGAMGVGLTQGYQPTQPIAFSHKLHAGENQINCAYCHTSVYKSKSANIPSANICMNCHSQIKTESPEIKKIYRAIERKQPIQWVRVHNLPDLAYFNHSQHTQVGGIECQTCHGPIQNMEVVYQYSALTMGWCINCHRETPLNTKGNGYYNNLVKLHDSANGAAPFTVSSNGGTECSKCHY comes from the coding sequence ATGAATAGCATCCGACTTCGTCCCCTTTCCCGCCTCTTTCTCGCTCTTTTCCTGACGTTTGCTGCCGTAGGTAACTCTTCGGCGCAGGATGTTGGGTCGGCTCCGGCCGTGAGCAAAGAAGGTGTGGCACCCGGCGCTACGGCTGCCGCCACTCCCGCTACGGCGGCTGCTCCCGCTGCTGGCGGTGGCGATGCCGCTGCCATCGCCGCCGGCGATGCCCTCTTTAAAGGCAACTGCGCCCAGTGCCACGCCGTCAACGACGTGGTGGTAGGTCCCGCCTTGGCTGGCATCACCAAGCGCCGCCCCATCTCCTGGCTGATTCCCTGGATCAAGAACTCCAGCAAAGTAGTGGCCAGCGGCGACGAGTACGCCGTGAAAATCTACAACCAGTACCAGAAGCAGCAGATGCCCAGCTTCCAGCTGAGCGACACGGAGATTACCTCCATCATTGCTTACGTGACTTCGCAGGAAGGTCAGGGTGGTACCGATACTAAGCTCAAGCCAAATAGTGGTGACCAAGCTGCTGTTGACGGTACAGCGGCTGCCAACGGTGAAGCTGATGGTGGTGGTAAGTACATGGACATCCTGCTCATCGTATTGGTAGTGGTGCTGATTGTGCTGGTGGTAACGCTGGTTATCATTGCCAACATCATGAAGGACGTGCTCCGCGGCCGTAAAGACCTTGATGGTCGCGACGTGGAAGTGCTGGAGCAGCGCACCGACTGGAGCAAGCTCTACAAGTCGCCGGTGCTGCGTGGCATTGCTGGTGTAGTATTCGTACTGGCTATTCTCTACACTTCGGTACAAGGTGCTATGGGTGTGGGCCTGACCCAGGGCTACCAGCCTACCCAGCCAATTGCCTTCTCGCACAAGCTGCACGCCGGTGAAAACCAGATCAACTGCGCTTACTGCCACACCTCGGTGTACAAGAGCAAGTCGGCTAACATTCCTTCGGCCAACATCTGCATGAACTGCCACTCGCAGATCAAGACGGAGTCGCCCGAGATCAAGAAGATCTACCGTGCTATTGAGCGCAAGCAGCCTATCCAGTGGGTGCGCGTGCACAACCTGCCCGATCTGGCGTACTTCAACCACTCGCAGCACACGCAAGTGGGCGGCATCGAGTGCCAGACCTGCCACGGTCCAATCCAGAACATGGAAGTAGTGTACCAGTACTCGGCCCTTACCATGGGCTGGTGCATCAACTGCCACCGCGAAACTCCGCTCAACACGAAGGGCAACGGCTACTACAACAACCTGGTGAAGCTGCACGACAGCGCCAATGGTGCCGCTCCTTTCACGGTGTCGTCGAACGGCGGCACGGAGTGCTCGAAGTGCCACTACTAA
- a CDS encoding GSCFA domain-containing protein, translated as MFRTELPLTPHPQQLPLSARVLTIGSCFSDSIGSRLAADKVATLVNPFGTVFNPLAACRLLRAAAGEEQDWQQHVVEARGRWQSLDLHATHGADSPVELLQHTQQLLRDTGVFVATADVVVLTLGSAWVYRYKETGELVSNCHKLPAEKFEKELLTPDEIINTVAETHAYLRLHNPKLCFVLTVSPVRHAKDTLPLNAVSKSVLRVACHYLSELLPDVSYFPAYELLLDDLRDYRFYAEDMLHPSKVAEDYIWERFARTYFDAGFGRFRKEWEAVRQALSHRPLHVAAPEHRQFLESTLAKLERLASQADVRMELLEVRHQLQNLPLPVAKPEPELEDDGEERIDIGAYAAPAKAQPSAPAPAVAEEVEEFEEFESVRGDDTAAPDVLTEDDEDAEDDDAATAESDAADVLDALAPKKKRRSRGGAKRNKKKHAARLAAELAAAEGGALPAEQAVAPTPLPAAPAVSVMADPEMAPQTALERRKRNSRRGRGRGQNAAQATDNAEAMVTVDAPEELLPAAANEPASTEPALTSAALPQEQPAIQQPEATAPATDQEPEEADAAQRPARTGRSASEKRADALRKPHRSGAHQKPLYAGEPAPESPEPAASVPAPETAPKAAPAIPLTVGTGASGRLTESGKATLSARPATVPTPTLSPTVAAPVAPEAPEPVRTPAPAAEAASSAPAATTAVPKARRAPARKAKVTPAAVPAPDVSVAAAAPVQEATAEAPATPEPAAPSATKPKAVRPPRKAKPAPAAPQAPEPVTEAAVAPTAPALKPAKPARQAAAKKPTAPKAPATKKAAPAKKAAPAAKPAPADKPARPPRKKPAKPDTPPENA; from the coding sequence ATGTTTCGCACTGAATTACCGCTTACTCCGCACCCGCAGCAGCTGCCGCTCTCCGCGCGCGTGCTGACTATCGGCTCCTGCTTTTCCGACAGCATTGGCTCGCGCCTCGCTGCCGACAAGGTGGCGACGCTGGTTAACCCGTTTGGCACCGTTTTCAATCCGCTGGCCGCCTGCCGCCTGCTGCGCGCCGCCGCGGGCGAAGAGCAGGACTGGCAGCAGCACGTGGTAGAGGCCCGCGGCCGCTGGCAGAGCCTCGACCTGCACGCCACGCACGGCGCCGACTCGCCGGTGGAGCTGTTGCAGCACACCCAGCAGCTACTGCGCGACACGGGCGTATTTGTGGCCACCGCCGATGTGGTGGTGCTGACGCTGGGCTCGGCGTGGGTGTACCGCTACAAGGAAACCGGCGAGTTGGTGAGCAACTGCCACAAGCTGCCCGCCGAGAAGTTTGAGAAAGAGCTTCTGACGCCGGATGAAATCATCAATACGGTAGCGGAAACGCATGCCTACCTGCGGCTGCACAATCCAAAGCTGTGCTTTGTGCTGACGGTAAGCCCGGTGCGCCACGCCAAGGATACGCTGCCGCTGAACGCCGTAAGTAAATCGGTGCTGCGGGTGGCCTGCCACTACCTGAGCGAGCTGCTGCCCGACGTATCGTACTTTCCGGCCTATGAGCTGCTGCTGGACGATCTGCGCGACTACCGCTTCTACGCGGAAGACATGCTGCATCCGTCGAAGGTGGCGGAAGACTACATCTGGGAGCGGTTTGCCCGCACCTACTTTGATGCGGGCTTCGGCCGCTTCCGCAAGGAATGGGAGGCTGTGCGCCAGGCCCTCAGCCACCGTCCGCTGCACGTGGCCGCGCCGGAGCACCGCCAGTTCCTGGAAAGCACGCTGGCCAAGCTGGAGCGTCTGGCTTCGCAAGCCGACGTGCGGATGGAACTGCTGGAAGTGCGCCATCAGCTGCAGAATCTGCCTCTGCCCGTGGCCAAGCCCGAGCCGGAGCTGGAAGACGATGGCGAGGAGCGGATTGACATTGGCGCCTACGCTGCGCCAGCAAAAGCCCAGCCGTCGGCACCTGCGCCCGCGGTGGCCGAAGAAGTGGAGGAGTTCGAGGAATTCGAGTCTGTTCGGGGTGACGATACCGCTGCCCCGGATGTGCTGACTGAAGACGACGAGGACGCTGAAGACGACGATGCCGCCACGGCTGAGTCGGATGCTGCCGACGTGCTGGATGCCCTTGCGCCGAAGAAAAAGCGCCGGAGCCGCGGTGGCGCCAAACGCAACAAGAAGAAGCATGCTGCCCGCCTGGCCGCAGAGCTGGCCGCCGCCGAAGGCGGTGCGTTACCGGCCGAGCAGGCAGTAGCCCCTACCCCACTTCCCGCGGCCCCCGCAGTATCGGTTATGGCCGACCCGGAAATGGCACCGCAAACGGCACTCGAGCGGCGGAAACGCAACTCGCGCCGGGGACGGGGCCGAGGCCAGAATGCCGCGCAGGCCACCGACAATGCCGAGGCCATGGTGACCGTGGACGCTCCAGAGGAGTTGCTTCCGGCCGCCGCAAATGAGCCAGCCAGCACTGAGCCAGCCCTTACCAGTGCGGCCCTGCCCCAGGAGCAGCCAGCCATCCAGCAGCCTGAAGCCACGGCACCCGCTACAGACCAGGAGCCTGAGGAAGCTGATGCCGCGCAACGTCCGGCGCGCACGGGCCGCTCGGCCAGCGAAAAGCGCGCCGATGCACTGCGCAAGCCACATCGGAGCGGCGCGCATCAGAAGCCACTGTACGCCGGCGAGCCGGCACCGGAAAGCCCGGAGCCTGCTGCATCAGTTCCTGCGCCAGAAACAGCGCCCAAAGCTGCGCCCGCCATTCCGTTAACGGTCGGCACCGGTGCTTCCGGCCGCCTGACGGAATCCGGCAAGGCGACTCTCAGTGCCCGCCCTGCTACTGTTCCCACTCCTACCCTCTCACCAACTGTGGCAGCGCCTGTGGCACCAGAAGCACCGGAACCCGTACGGACGCCTGCGCCTGCCGCAGAAGCAGCCAGCAGCGCTCCTGCAGCCACAACAGCAGTGCCCAAGGCACGCCGGGCGCCAGCTCGCAAAGCCAAAGTCACTCCTGCCGCCGTACCGGCACCAGACGTTTCGGTCGCAGCCGCAGCTCCTGTTCAGGAAGCTACTGCGGAAGCACCAGCAACCCCGGAACCCGCCGCTCCATCAGCCACTAAGCCCAAAGCGGTCCGGCCACCACGCAAGGCCAAGCCGGCCCCGGCCGCCCCGCAGGCTCCCGAACCAGTGACGGAAGCAGCCGTGGCGCCAACAGCCCCGGCCCTGAAGCCAGCTAAACCAGCTCGGCAGGCAGCCGCCAAGAAGCCTACGGCCCCGAAAGCCCCGGCTACGAAGAAGGCTGCCCCAGCGAAGAAAGCAGCCCCGGCCGCTAAACCGGCACCGGCCGACAAGCCCGCCCGGCCACCGCGTAAGAAGCCTGCCAAACCGGATACTCCGCCGGAAAACGCTTAA
- the nrfD gene encoding NrfD/PsrC family molybdoenzyme membrane anchor subunit: protein MQHVSPVREPLVTGGKTYHDVTQDVCRQVEAAPNVRWMAALAVALFFLGVFFYSVYRTLWYGIGEWGLNKTVGWAWDITNFVWWVGIGHAGTLISAVLLLFRQKWRTSINRAAEAMTIFAVICAAMFPVLHMGRPWLAFYVFPLQNTLGSLWVNFNSPLLWDVFAISTYFTVSLVFWYTGLVPDFATIRDRAKGPIAKVAYSLLSMGWKGSAKHWSRYETVSLILAGVSTPLVLSVHTIVSMDFATSVVPGWHTTIFPPYFVAGAIFSGFAMVLTLMLITRVVFKLEDYITIEHIALMNKIMMVTGSIVGVAYITEFFIAWYSGVEFEQYAFINRATGPYWWAYWSMMTCNVITPQLVWIRRVRYSIPLTFILSIIVNIGMWFERFVIIVTSLHRDYLPSSWAMFSPSIIDIGIYVGTLGLFFTLFLLFAKFFPVINMAEVKSVLKYTVDNGPTYTGHDPHHHAVHQPATHGVPASAPINYDKHD, encoded by the coding sequence ATGCAGCACGTATCGCCTGTACGGGAGCCGCTCGTAACCGGGGGGAAAACGTACCACGACGTCACCCAGGACGTGTGCCGCCAGGTAGAAGCCGCTCCCAACGTCCGTTGGATGGCCGCCTTGGCCGTGGCTCTCTTCTTTCTTGGCGTATTCTTCTACTCCGTGTATCGCACCTTGTGGTACGGCATCGGCGAATGGGGCCTGAACAAAACCGTTGGCTGGGCCTGGGACATCACCAACTTCGTATGGTGGGTAGGTATCGGCCACGCCGGTACCCTGATTTCGGCAGTACTGCTGCTGTTCCGCCAGAAGTGGCGTACCTCCATTAACCGGGCTGCTGAGGCCATGACCATTTTCGCAGTAATCTGCGCGGCCATGTTCCCGGTACTGCACATGGGCCGTCCCTGGCTCGCTTTTTATGTGTTCCCGCTGCAGAATACGCTGGGCTCGCTGTGGGTGAACTTCAATTCGCCGCTCCTCTGGGACGTATTCGCCATCTCGACCTACTTCACGGTGTCGCTGGTGTTCTGGTACACGGGTCTGGTACCTGACTTCGCCACCATCCGTGACCGGGCTAAAGGTCCGATTGCCAAAGTAGCCTACTCGCTGCTGAGCATGGGCTGGAAAGGCTCGGCCAAGCACTGGAGCCGTTACGAAACGGTGTCGCTGATCCTGGCCGGTGTTTCGACCCCGCTGGTACTCTCGGTACACACCATCGTATCGATGGACTTTGCCACCTCGGTAGTACCAGGCTGGCACACCACCATCTTCCCTCCCTACTTCGTAGCGGGCGCTATCTTCTCGGGTTTCGCCATGGTACTGACGCTGATGCTCATTACCCGCGTAGTATTTAAGCTGGAAGACTATATCACCATCGAGCACATTGCCCTCATGAACAAAATCATGATGGTGACTGGCTCGATCGTAGGGGTAGCCTACATCACCGAGTTCTTCATTGCCTGGTACTCGGGTGTTGAGTTCGAGCAGTACGCCTTCATCAACCGCGCAACCGGTCCTTACTGGTGGGCTTACTGGTCGATGATGACCTGCAACGTAATTACGCCTCAGTTGGTGTGGATTCGTCGGGTACGTTACAGCATCCCGCTGACGTTCATCCTGTCGATCATCGTAAACATCGGTATGTGGTTCGAGCGTTTCGTGATTATCGTAACCTCACTGCACCGCGACTACCTGCCGTCGAGCTGGGCTATGTTCTCGCCTAGCATCATCGACATCGGTATCTATGTTGGTACGCTGGGTCTGTTCTTCACGCTGTTCCTGCTGTTTGCCAAGTTCTTCCCGGTAATCAACATGGCAGAAGTGAAGTCGGTACTGAAGTACACGGTCGATAACGGCCCGACGTACACCGGCCA
- the rplI gene encoding 50S ribosomal protein L9: MEVILKDDVKGLGYKNDTVTVKPGFGRNYLLPQGLAILADKTNKKIVAENIRQAAHKADKVKGDAQAIADKIGDVVLDIPAKVGESGKIFGRVTTLQLADALKAKGIDVERKRLSFDQEPGSVGEYTATVDLHREVKHKVRFNVVAE; this comes from the coding sequence ATGGAAGTAATTCTGAAAGACGACGTAAAGGGCCTGGGCTACAAGAACGACACCGTAACGGTGAAGCCCGGCTTCGGTCGCAACTACCTGCTCCCGCAGGGTCTGGCTATCCTGGCCGACAAGACCAACAAGAAAATCGTTGCTGAAAACATCCGTCAGGCTGCTCACAAAGCCGACAAAGTGAAAGGCGACGCTCAGGCTATTGCCGACAAAATCGGTGACGTAGTTCTGGACATCCCAGCCAAAGTAGGTGAGAGCGGCAAAATCTTCGGCCGCGTAACCACGCTGCAGCTGGCCGACGCCCTGAAGGCTAAAGGTATCGACGTAGAGCGCAAGCGCCTCTCCTTCGACCAGGAGCCCGGTTCGGTAGGCGAGTACACCGCTACGGTGGACCTGCACCGCGAAGTGAAGCACAAAGTGCGTTTCAACGTGGTAGCTGAATAA
- the rpsR gene encoding 30S ribosomal protein S18 — protein sequence MSLANERIHKQDTRKKYCRFKKNGIKYVDYKDPNFLLKFVNEQGRILPRRITGTSLKFQRKVAQAVAKARHLALMPYVTDSLK from the coding sequence ATGAGTCTCGCCAACGAACGTATCCACAAGCAGGATACCCGCAAGAAGTATTGCCGCTTCAAGAAGAACGGCATCAAGTATGTTGATTACAAGGATCCGAACTTCCTGCTGAAGTTTGTGAACGAGCAGGGCCGCATTCTGCCCCGCCGTATCACGGGCACCAGCCTCAAGTTCCAGCGCAAGGTAGCTCAGGCTGTGGCCAAGGCTCGCCACCTCGCCCTGATGCCTTACGTAACCGACTCGTTGAAATAA
- a CDS encoding TAT-variant-translocated molybdopterin oxidoreductase codes for MQESPKYWKGIEELENSPEFMKNALTEFADFLPVKETYGSSDATVAPRRDFLKLMGFGLAAATLASCETPIKKAIPYLNKPEEVDPGIANFYASTYFTGQDYNSVLVKTREGRPIKLEGNPESPITRGGLSARAQASVLSLYDGARLQHFAIKGAKKDKDQVDQEIRTALAAGGRVAIVSPTIISPSTKKVIAEFATRYAGTEHVMYDVNSASGLLRANGGVLPSYDFSKADIIVSLGADFLGTWISPVEFARQYVTNRKVSSDKRSMSRHYQFESALTLTGSNADVRVPVKPSEMGATAIALYNGIAGGAAASSPQLKKAVADLKAAGSRGLVVSGSNDPAVQALVTAINQSLGSAAVDVAAPSMVRQGDDARMDRLVKDIIGGQIATVIFYHANPVFDHPMGAQLAEALKGGKVKTTISLNDRLDETGSLCTYAAPDHHWMESWNDYEPKRGYLSLAQPVISPLFATRQAQDSLLTWAGNPTSYYNYLRAQWQAVTGGDAKAWDKAVHDGVAMGSALLAAPAQGAAMGAAEAISAINSAPKLTGTELFIYEKVGVGNGSEGNNPWLQELPDPVSKATWGNYVAVPRKMAEEKGWAQGDVLKVTANGKSIELPVLIQPGQAAGSVSIALGYGRTKAGKVGDKVGENVLPLAVMRNGAVQYANSVTLEKTGATSPIAQTQTHHTIMDRKPVVQESTLAQYIKNPKEVTEYELLTTPEGNVKPNKVSLWQDYEYKNHHWGMAIDLNSCIGCGSCVVGCQAENNVAVVGKQEVINRREMHWMRIDRYYSSDASKEDFETKGKLATYAAMEDPSENPSVIFQPMMCQHCNHAPCETVCPVLATTHSSEGLNQMTYNRCVGTRYCANNCPYKVRRFNWFSYYSNEKFEAVNGHMFTDLGRMVLNPDVTVRARGVMEKCSLCVQRIQLGKLEAKKEKRRPKDGEIVSACAQSCPTQAIVFGDMRDPESRLSKLLRREDGERAFHVLDAINVQPNMTYLTKIRNTEEVRNA; via the coding sequence ATGCAAGAGTCGCCCAAGTACTGGAAGGGAATTGAGGAACTGGAGAACTCACCGGAGTTCATGAAGAATGCACTCACCGAGTTTGCGGACTTCCTGCCGGTGAAGGAAACCTATGGCTCTTCCGACGCTACGGTAGCCCCGCGTCGCGACTTCCTCAAGCTCATGGGCTTCGGCCTGGCCGCCGCTACCCTCGCCAGCTGCGAAACCCCCATCAAAAAGGCTATTCCTTACCTGAATAAGCCGGAAGAAGTAGATCCAGGCATCGCCAACTTCTACGCCTCCACTTATTTCACGGGCCAGGACTACAACAGCGTGCTGGTGAAGACCCGCGAGGGTCGTCCGATCAAGCTGGAAGGCAACCCTGAGTCGCCAATTACACGTGGTGGCTTGTCGGCCCGCGCCCAGGCTTCGGTATTGAGCCTCTATGACGGTGCTCGTCTGCAGCACTTCGCCATCAAAGGCGCGAAGAAGGACAAAGACCAGGTTGACCAGGAAATCCGCACGGCTCTGGCCGCGGGTGGCCGCGTCGCCATTGTGTCGCCGACCATCATCAGCCCCAGCACCAAGAAAGTTATTGCTGAATTCGCGACCCGCTACGCCGGGACTGAGCACGTCATGTACGACGTGAATTCGGCTTCGGGCCTGCTCCGCGCAAACGGCGGTGTGCTGCCTAGCTACGACTTCAGCAAAGCCGATATCATTGTGAGCCTGGGTGCCGACTTCCTCGGTACCTGGATTTCGCCGGTGGAATTCGCGCGCCAGTACGTGACCAACCGCAAGGTTAGCTCCGACAAGCGCTCCATGTCGCGCCACTACCAGTTCGAAAGCGCCCTGACCCTGACCGGCTCTAACGCCGACGTACGGGTACCGGTGAAGCCTTCGGAAATGGGCGCTACCGCCATTGCCCTCTACAACGGTATTGCTGGCGGCGCTGCTGCTAGCAGCCCACAGCTGAAAAAGGCCGTTGCCGACCTGAAAGCAGCTGGCAGCCGTGGCCTCGTGGTTTCGGGTTCCAACGACCCGGCTGTTCAGGCCCTCGTTACCGCCATCAACCAAAGCCTCGGCAGTGCTGCCGTCGACGTAGCCGCGCCCTCGATGGTGCGCCAGGGCGACGACGCCCGCATGGACCGGTTGGTGAAGGATATCATCGGTGGCCAGATTGCCACGGTGATTTTCTACCACGCCAACCCCGTGTTCGACCACCCGATGGGTGCTCAGCTGGCCGAAGCGCTGAAAGGTGGTAAAGTGAAAACCACTATTTCGCTGAACGACCGTCTCGACGAAACCGGCAGCCTATGCACGTACGCTGCTCCCGACCACCACTGGATGGAGTCGTGGAACGACTACGAGCCGAAGCGCGGCTACCTGAGTCTGGCCCAGCCGGTGATTTCGCCGCTGTTTGCCACGCGTCAGGCGCAGGATTCGCTGCTGACTTGGGCCGGTAACCCAACCAGCTACTACAACTACCTCCGCGCTCAGTGGCAGGCCGTAACCGGCGGCGATGCTAAAGCTTGGGACAAAGCGGTACACGATGGTGTAGCCATGGGCTCGGCCCTGCTAGCTGCTCCTGCACAAGGTGCTGCCATGGGTGCCGCCGAAGCCATCAGCGCTATCAACTCGGCTCCCAAGCTCACGGGCACGGAGCTTTTCATCTACGAAAAAGTAGGTGTCGGCAATGGCTCGGAAGGCAACAACCCCTGGCTGCAGGAACTGCCTGATCCGGTATCGAAAGCCACCTGGGGCAACTACGTGGCCGTGCCACGCAAGATGGCCGAGGAAAAAGGCTGGGCCCAAGGCGACGTGCTGAAAGTAACTGCCAATGGCAAGTCCATTGAGCTGCCCGTACTAATTCAGCCCGGCCAGGCCGCTGGCTCGGTTTCGATTGCCCTCGGCTACGGCCGCACCAAAGCTGGCAAAGTAGGTGATAAAGTAGGGGAGAACGTACTGCCATTGGCGGTGATGCGCAACGGTGCTGTTCAGTACGCCAACTCGGTGACGCTGGAGAAAACCGGTGCTACCTCGCCTATCGCCCAGACTCAGACCCACCACACCATTATGGACCGCAAGCCGGTGGTGCAGGAGTCGACGCTGGCCCAGTACATCAAAAACCCGAAAGAAGTAACCGAGTACGAACTGCTCACGACGCCGGAAGGCAACGTGAAGCCCAACAAGGTTTCGCTGTGGCAGGACTACGAGTACAAGAACCACCACTGGGGCATGGCCATCGACCTCAACTCCTGCATCGGCTGCGGCTCGTGCGTGGTAGGGTGTCAGGCTGAAAACAACGTGGCCGTAGTAGGCAAGCAGGAGGTTATCAACCGCCGCGAGATGCACTGGATGCGCATCGACCGCTACTACAGCTCCGACGCCAGCAAGGAGGACTTCGAAACCAAAGGCAAGCTGGCGACCTACGCCGCTATGGAAGACCCTTCCGAGAACCCCTCGGTTATCTTCCAGCCGATGATGTGCCAGCACTGCAACCACGCTCCTTGCGAAACGGTGTGCCCCGTACTGGCTACCACCCACAGCTCGGAAGGTCTCAACCAGATGACCTACAACCGTTGCGTTGGTACCCGCTATTGCGCCAACAACTGTCCGTACAAGGTGCGTCGCTTCAACTGGTTCTCGTACTACTCCAACGAGAAGTTCGAAGCTGTGAACGGCCACATGTTCACCGACCTCGGCCGCATGGTGCTGAACCCGGACGTAACGGTACGTGCCCGTGGTGTGATGGAGAAATGCTCGCTTTGCGTGCAGCGTATCCAGCTCGGCAAGCTCGAAGCTAAAAAGGAAAAGCGTCGTCCGAAGGATGGCGAGATTGTTTCGGCCTGCGCCCAGTCCTGCCCCACGCAGGCTATCGTATTCGGCGATATGCGTGACCCCGAGTCGCGTCTGTCGAAGCTGTTGCGTCGGGAAGACGGCGAGCGTGCGTTCCACGTGCTCGACGCCATCAACGTACAGCCGAACATGACCTATCTGACGAAAATCCGCAACACGGAAGAAGTTCGCAACGCGTAA
- the rpsF gene encoding 30S ribosomal protein S6 — MEVRNYETVFILTPVLNESQVQETVEKFSQVLKENSADIINTEAWGLKKLAYPIQKKNTGYYFLVEFTGSGNIVDTLELAFRRDERIIRFLTTVLDKNAVAYAERRRKGEMNQQKAKQSEAVAQ, encoded by the coding sequence ATGGAAGTAAGAAATTACGAGACGGTCTTCATTCTGACTCCCGTTCTGAACGAGAGCCAAGTGCAAGAGACGGTCGAGAAGTTCTCGCAGGTGCTTAAGGAAAATAGCGCCGACATCATCAACACTGAAGCTTGGGGCCTTAAGAAACTGGCGTACCCAATTCAGAAGAAAAACACCGGCTACTACTTCCTCGTGGAGTTCACTGGCTCGGGCAACATTGTGGACACGCTGGAACTCGCGTTCCGTCGTGACGAGCGGATCATCCGCTTCCTCACCACCGTGCTGGACAAAAACGCAGTAGCCTACGCCGAGCGTCGTCGTAAGGGCGAAATGAACCAGCAGAAAGCTAAACAATCGGAAGCCGTTGCCCAGTAA